The following are encoded together in the Salvelinus alpinus chromosome 37, SLU_Salpinus.1, whole genome shotgun sequence genome:
- the wnt7ba gene encoding protein Wnt-7b: MLIVSSRSALLSVYYPQIFLILTSGSYLALSSVVALGANIICNKIPGLAPRQRALCQSRPDAIIVIGEGAQQGINECQYQFRYGRWNCSALGERTVFGQELRVGSREAAFTYSITAAGVAHSVTAACSQGNLSQCGCDREKQGYHDQEEGWKWGGCSANIKYGVEFSRRFVDAREIKKNARRLMNLHNNEAGRKILEERMKLECKCHGVSGSCTTKTCWITLPKFREIGYILKERYSEAVQVEPVRASRLRQPSFLRLKEARGYQKPTDTDLVYLERSPNYCEEDTATGSTGTRGRLCNHTSPHTDGCNLMCCGRGHNTHQYTRVWQCNCKFQWCCFVKCNTCSEKSEVFTCK, from the exons ATGCTCATTGTCTCGTCCCGCAGTGCGCTGCTGTCCGTCTACTATCCCCAGATCTTCCTCATCCTCACCAGCGGTAGCTACCT GGCGCTGTCCTCGGTGGTAGCTTTGGGCGCTAACATCATCTGCAACAAGATCCCTGGGCTGGCCCCGAGACAGCGCGcactctgccagagccgcccggaTGCCATCATCGTCATCGGCGAGGGTGCCCAGCAGGGCATCAATGAGTGCCAGTACCAGTTCCGCTATGGCCGCTGGAACTGCTCCGCCCTAGGCGAGAGGACCGTCTTCGGACAAGAGCTGAGAGTAG gtAGCCGAGAGGCGGCGTTCACATATTCCATCACGGCGGCCGGCGTGGCACATTCGGTGACAGCGGCGTGTAGTCAGGGAAACCTGAGCCAGTGTGGCTGTGACAGGGAGAAGCAAGGCTACCATGACCAGGAGGAGGGCTGGAAGTGGGGAGGCTGCTCAGCCAACATCAAGTACGGCGTGGAGTTCTCCAGACGCTTCGTGGATGCCCGAGAGATCAAGAAGAACGCCCGACGTCTGATGAACCTGCATAATAATGAGGCAGGACGAAAG atCCTGGAGGAGCGTATGAAGTTGGAGTGTAAGTGTCACGGCGTGTCGGGCTCCTGCACCACCAAGACCTGCTGGATCACCTTACCCAAGTTCCGGGAGATTGGCTACATCCTGAAAGAGCGCTACAGCGAGGCGGTCCAAGTCGAACCGGTCCGGGCCTCCCGTCTCCGCCAACCCTCCTTCCTTCGGCTGAAGGAGGCGCGGGGCTACCAGAAACCCACGGACACAGATCTGGTCTACCTGGAGAGGTCTCCTAACTACTGCGAGGAGGACACGGCGACAGGGAGCACAGGGACGCGGGGGAGGCTGTGTAACCACACGTCACCCCATACCGACGGCTGCAATCTGATGTGTTGTGGTAGAGGCCACAACACCCACCAGTATACCCGTGTGTGGCAGTGCAACTGCAAGTTCCAGTGGTGCTGTTTTGTGAAGTGTAACACGTGCAGTGAGAAGTCTGAGGTGTTCACCTGCAAATAA
- the atxn10 gene encoding ataxin-10 has product MAEPALESWIRMDFPTLLNEILAEKFREKHLPVLQSLTNALRIQDYRDRSEEEAFRSLMKILSKLSEEIQAAGGEVEELILQLTAACFRAQRNGCVQCARNQSLMRSLGAIDLSIRILGMLQKLKSENTDYVTEALRCGVQFIGNLAVDNQFCKDDIWTLIFPDLLLALLCVDDERAVGYSSMVLHTCLDEQKVEQLAHPGNIHLALKVMELCRTQSELDWTVLIATQHFLKSSVLVKNMYAGMSHQERVTLLELISAQLGEEDSEDCGIPPTVATFLASCFQERCGAVLTLASESDNEEALTVISLLDVLCEMTSDHKQFMFLQNHPDLLKSTVDLLQQVHVLGKTSKNVFTAAQNFSLAQGGDCSSSPSVSFKAHLIRLIGNLCHGNTANQNKVRKLDGLPLIMDNCSIDSNNPFISQWAIFATRNILEHNLENQELVAALERRGVADDSALRAMGFRVEERDGNVLLKPCSKDP; this is encoded by the exons ATGGCGGAACCCGCTTTGGAATCATGGATTAGGATGGATTTTCCAACATTATTGAATGAAATTCTCGCTGAGAAGTTCCGTGAAAAACATTTACCTGTTTTACAATCACTGACAAATGCGTTACGAATTCAGGATTACAG aGACCGCAGTGAGGAAGAAGCCTTCAGGAGCCTAATGAAGATCCTGTCAAAGTTATCAGAGGAGATCCAGGCTGCAGGTGGAGAGGTTGAAGAGCTGATCCTGCAGTTGACTGCAGCATGCTTCAGAGCCCAGAGGAATGGCTGTGTACAGTGTGCACGCAACCAGTCCCTAATGAG GTCACTTGGTGCTATTGACCTGTCAATCAGAATCCTAGGCATGCTTCAGAAACTGAAGTCTGAGAACACTGACTACGTCACTGAAG CACTTCGATGTGGGGTACAGTTCATTGGAAACCTTGCTGTTGATAACCAGTTCTGCAAAGATGACATTTGGACGCTCATCTTTCCAGATCTTCTCTT GGCCCTGCTGTGTGTGGATGATGAAAGGGCAGTGGGCTACTCCTCCATGGTGCTCCACACCTGTCTAGATGAACAGAAGGTGGAGCAACTGGCTCATCCAGGGAACATCCACCTGGCCCTGAAGGTCATGGAGCTGTGTAGGACTCAGTCAGAACTGGACTGGAC GGTTTTGATTGCTACCCAGCACTTCCTCAAGTCCTCAGTGCTCGTTAAGAACATGTATGCAGGGATGAGCCATCAGGAGAG GGTGACGTTGCTGGAGCTGATCTCTGCTCAGTTGGGAGAGGAGGACTCTGAGGATTGTGGGATCCCCCCCACCGTAGCTACCTTCCTGGCATCCTGCTTCCAGGAGCGATGTGGGGCCGTGCTCACACTCGCCTCCGAATCAGACAATGAG gaGGCCCTGACTGTGATCAGCCTGTTAGATGTTCTCTGTGAGATGACCTCTGATCACAAACAGTTCATGTTCCTGCAGAACCATCCTGACCTCCTCAAGTCTACCGTTG ATCTCCTGCAGCAGGTCCATGTTCTGGGGAAGACCAGTAAGAATGTATTCACTGCAGCTCAGAACTTCTCCTTGGCTCAGGGAGGAGACTgctcatcctctccctctgtcagctTCAAGGCACATCTCATCCGTCTCATAGGAAACCTCTGTCATGGAAACACTGCCAACCAGAACAAG GTTAGGAAACTGGATGGTCTTCCTCTCATTATGGACAACTGCAGTATTGACAGCAACAATCCCT TCATCAGCCAGTGGGCCATCTTTGCCACTCGGAATATTCTAGAACACAACCTGGAGAATCAGGAGCTGGTGGCAGCTCTAGAACGCCGCGGGGTGGCCGATGACTCCGCCTTGAGGGCCATGGGCtttagagtagaggagagagatggtaACGTGCTGCTCAAACCCTGTTCAAAGGACCCTTAA